A genomic region of Ammospiza nelsoni isolate bAmmNel1 chromosome 3, bAmmNel1.pri, whole genome shotgun sequence contains the following coding sequences:
- the MRPL14 gene encoding large ribosomal subunit protein uL14m, with protein MALLNKRVGLSLTHLSSAVIQRQFSITGACRAIQKLTRVRVVDNSALGNTPYHRPPKCIHVYNKTGVGKVGDKILLAIKGEKKKALIVGHKMPGPTMTPRFDSNNVVLIEDNGNPIGTRIRTPIPYTLRRREGEFSKVLAIARNFV; from the exons ATGGCTCTCTTGAATAAACGAGTTGGTTTATCCTTAACCCATCTAAGCAGTGCTGTGATCCAACGACAGTTCAG CATCACCGGAGCGTGCCGAGCAATACAGAAACTCACCCGCGTGCGAGTGGTGGACAACAGCGCCTTGGGGAACACGCCCTACCACCGGCCACCAAAATGTATCCACGTGTATAACAAGACTGGAGTTGGCAAAGTTGGAGATAAGATCCTTCTGGCTatcaaaggagaaaagaagaaggCTTTAATTGTAGGGCACAAGATGCCAGGCCCCACCATGACGCCTAGATTTGATTCCAACAATGTGGTACTCATAGAAGATAATGGGAACCCAATAGGCACTAGAATAAGAACACCAATACCCTATACACTGAGAAGAAGAGAAGGCGAGTTCTCCAAAGTATTGGCCATTGCCCGCAACTTTGTATGA